The sequence CTTTACCGTGAACGTTTCATTCACGACCACCACCTCGGTGTCCCCGTCATCAGCATCGGCAATCTCACCGTCGGCGGCACCGGCAAAACCCCCGTCTGCGAGCTCCTCGCCCGCGCCCTGCAAAAACACGGTCGCCGCGTCGCCATTCTCTCCCGCGGTTACAAAAGCAAACGTCAAAAACGCGTTCGCATCTGGACCAAACTTCTCGCCAAAGTCCGTGGCGAACCGCTCCCCCAAAATCCACCCCGCGTCGTCAGCGACGGCGAACGCGTCCTGCTCGACAGCCACATCGCCGGTGACGAGCCCTTCATGCTCGCCTCCAACCTCCCCGGCGTCGCCGTGGTGGTCGACAAAGACCGCGTCAAAGCCGGCATCCACGCCTTGAAAGAACTCGGCGCCGACATCCTCATCCTCGACGACGGCCTGCAATATCTCCGCCTCAAACACCGCCTCGACATGGTCCTCATCGACCGCACCGCCCCCTGGGGCAACGGCCACCTCCTCCCCCGCGGCACCCTCCGTGAACCCCCCCGCCACCTCAAACGCGCCAGCTACATCTTCCTCACCAAATGCGATGGCGGCAACAACACCGACATCATCGCCGAAATCCGCAAACACAACCGCGTCGCCGAAATCATCGAATGCCGCCACCGCCCCACCCATCTCGAAGACATCTACACCCGCGAAAAACTCCCGCTTGAATCCATCTACGGCGCCCACGTCGGAGCCGTCAGCGGCATCGCCGTTCCCGAAGGATTCGAAAACGGCCTGCGCAAACTCGGTGCCAAGGTCGACGTCATTAAACGCTTCGCCGACCACCACCGCTTCTCCGCCAAAGACATGCGCGAATTCATCGCCCGCTGCGAAAAACGCGACGTCAGCATGATTGTCACCACCGAAAAAGATTTCGTCCGATTC comes from Phragmitibacter flavus and encodes:
- the lpxK gene encoding tetraacyldisaccharide 4'-kinase, which produces MDFKDQLEELEQWAIAVILHNKPGVKESFARCLMHGLSWIYKGLVRLRIKLYRERFIHDHHLGVPVISIGNLTVGGTGKTPVCELLARALQKHGRRVAILSRGYKSKRQKRVRIWTKLLAKVRGEPLPQNPPRVVSDGERVLLDSHIAGDEPFMLASNLPGVAVVVDKDRVKAGIHALKELGADILILDDGLQYLRLKHRLDMVLIDRTAPWGNGHLLPRGTLREPPRHLKRASYIFLTKCDGGNNTDIIAEIRKHNRVAEIIECRHRPTHLEDIYTREKLPLESIYGAHVGAVSGIAVPEGFENGLRKLGAKVDVIKRFADHHRFSAKDMREFIARCEKRDVSMIVTTEKDFVRFPNIPKPDVPIVFLRVEIELVTGKAIFDRMIRILCDPREVPKPVYGAELIGVGLQE